In the Rhinatrema bivittatum chromosome 6, aRhiBiv1.1, whole genome shotgun sequence genome, one interval contains:
- the SLITRK4 gene encoding SLIT and NTRK-like protein 4, whose protein sequence is MFLWLFLFFLTPVCSTNPDSEISMEICSVCSCLSVENVLYVNCEKVAIYRPNQLKPPLSNFYHLNFQNNLLIILYPNTFLNFTHAVSLQLGNNKLQNIEGGAFQGLTALKQLHLNNNELKVLRADTFLGIENLEYLQADYNLIKYIERGAFNKLHKLKVLILNDNLIAYLPDNIFRFASLTHLDIRGNRIQKLPYIGVLEHIGRVVELQLEDNPWNCTCDLLPLKAWLENMPYNIYIGEAICETPSDLYGRLLKETNKQELCSMGTGSDFDVRILPPSQLESGYTTPNGHTVQTSVHRLATKPPKTTSPSKISGIVAGKGLSNRNLSQIASYQTRIPPLTPCPLPCVCKTHPSDLGLSVNCQERNIESMAELLPKPQNAKKLHINGNYIKDVATSDFLDFQGLDLLHLGSNQITAIKGEVFRNLTNLRRLYLNGNQIERLNPEMFTGLHNLQYLYLEYNVIKEILGGTFDSMPNLQLLYLNNNLLRSLPAYIFAEAPLARLNLRNNHFMYLPVSGVLDQLRSLTQIDLEGNPWDCTCDLVALKLWLEKLNEGIVVKELQCETPVQFANIELKSLKNEILCPKLINKPATLFTTLLPPVTLTTPLGPMKSPPGGPVPLSILILSILVVLILTVFVAFCLLVFVLRRNKKPAVKHEGIGSQECGSMHLQLRKHDAKSLKKDGMTSETFFPQTIEQMSKSHTCGLKDLESGFTFSDPQGQKVILRNITEKDRELLHADSRKRLSTIDELDEFFPGRDSNMFIQNFLESKKEYNSIGVSGFEIHYPEKQQDKKHKKSLIGGNHSKIVVEQRKSEYFELKAKLQGSPDYLQVLEEQTALNKI, encoded by the coding sequence ATGTTTctctggctttttctgtttttcttgacTCCAGTCTGCTCCACGAATCCGGATTCTGAAATATCTATGGAGATTTGCAGTGTTTGCTCCTGCTTGTCAGTGGAGAATGTCCTCTATGTTAATTGCGAGAAGGTTGCAATCTACAGACCAAACCAATTAAAACCTCCATTGTCCAATttttaccacctcaactttcagAATAACTTACTAATAATTCTCTACCCAAATACGTTTCTGAATTTTACCCACGCAGTGTCCTTGCAGCTGGGCAACAATAAGTTGCAGAACATTGAGGGAGGGGCCTTTCAGGGGCTCACTGCATTAAAACAGTTGCACTTGAACAACAACGAATTAAAGGTCCTCCGAGCTGACACTTTCCTTGGCATTGAGAACTTGGAGTATCTTCAAGCTGACTATAATTTAATCAAGTATATTGAGCGCGGAGCCTTCAATAAACTGCACAAGCTGAAAGTCCTCATACTTAATGACAATCTGATTGCATACCTTCCTGATAATATTTTTCGATTTGCTTCTCTGACCCACTTGGATATCCGTGGAAACAGGATCCAGAAGCTGCCATACATTGGTGTCCTGGAGCACATTGGGAGAGTGGTAGAACTTCAGCTAGAGGATAACCCCTGGAATTGTACCTGTGATTTGTTGCCTCTGAAAGCCTGGTTAGAAAATATGCCATATAATATTTACATTGGAGAAGCTATCTGTGAAACTCCTAGTGATCTGTATGGGAGGCTTCTGAAGGAAACCAATAAACAAGAGTTATGCTCCATGGGGACTGGCAGTGATTTTGATGTTCGAATCCTGCCCCCATCACAACTGGAGTCTGGTTATACCACCCCTAATGGGCATACAGTGCAAACTTCAGTCCATCGATTAGCCACCAAACCACCGAAAACCACCAGCCCTTCCAAGATTTCTGGAATAGTAGCAGGGAAAGGATTATCTAACCGCAACCTCAGTCAAATTGCATCCTATCAAACTAGGATCCCTCCTCTGACACCGTGTCCACTTCCTTGTGTTTGCAAAACACACCCTTCTGATCTGGGATTGAGCGTAAACTGCCAAGAAAGAAACATAGAATCAATGGCTGAACTTCTGCCCAAGCCTCAGAATGCCAAGAAACTTCACATAAATGGCAATTACATCAAAGATGTGGCCACCTCAGATTTTCTTGACTTTCAAGGTCTAGATTTGCTCCACCTAGGCAGCAACCAGATTACAGCTATCAAAGGAGAGGTATTCCGTAATCTTACAAATCTTAGGAGGTTGTATCTCAATGGTAACCAGATAGAACGACTAAATCCTGAAATGTTTACTGGTCTTCACAATTTACAGTATCTGTATTTGGAATACAATGTTATAAAAGAAATTTTGGGAGGCACCTTTGACTCTATGCCAAATCTCCAGCTGCTGTATCTGAACAATAATTTATTGAGGAGCCTCCCAGCTTATATTTTTGCAGAAGCCCCCCTTGCTAGGCTAAATTTAAGGAACAATCATTTCATGTACTTGCCTGTAAGTGGTGTGCTTGATCAGCTTAGGTCTCTCACTCAGATTGATTTGGAAGGCAACCCATGGGATTGCACGTGTGACTTAGTGGCTTTAAAATTGTGGCTGGAGAAGCTGAACGAAGGAATTGTGGTGAAAGAACTACAGTGTGAAACTCCCGTTCAGTTTGCAAACATTGAGCTGAAGTCTCTTAAAAATGAAATCTTATGTCCCAAACTTATAAATAAGCCAGCTACGCTTTTCACCACCCTTCTTCCTCCAGTCACTCTTACTACACCACTAGGACCAATGAAGAGTCCTCCTGGTGGCCCTGTACCTTTGTCCATCCTAATTTTAAGCATCCTAGTGGTACTTATTTTAACTGTGTTTGTTGCTTTTTGTCTTCTTGTGTTTGTGCTGAGGCGTAACAAAAAACCAGCTGTGAAGCATGAAGGAATTGGAAGCCAGGAGTGCGGCTCGATGCATTTACAGCTAAGAAAGCATGATGCAAAATCACTTAAAAAGGATGGAATGACTTCTGAGACTTTCTTTCCACAAACTATTGAGCAAATGAGCAAAAGCCATACCTGTGGCTTAAAAGACTTAGAATCAGGATTCACTTTCTCTGACCCCCAAGGCCAAAAAGTCATTCTAAGAAATATCACCGAGAAGGACAGAGAATTACTGCATGCAGATTCCAGAAAAAGACTCAGCACCATTGATGAGCTAGATGAATTTTTTCCAGGCAGGGATTCAAATATGTTCATCCAGAATTTTTTAGAAAGTAAGAAAGAGTACAATAGTATAGGAGTCAGTGGCTTTGAAATACATTACCCTGAAAAGCAACAAgacaaaaaacataagaaatcacTCATAGGGGGTAACCACAGTAAAATTGTGGTAGAACAGAGGAAAAGTGAATATTTTGAACTGAAAGCAAAACTTCAAGGGTCACCCGACTATTTGCAAGTCCTTGAGGAACAAACAGCATTGAACAAAATATAG